The sequence TCCCAGAATGATAATGCCCGCCCACGTTCCCCGAGTTGTCCAGGTCATAAATTGTTGCATTAGAACGGCACGCCGGTTGGGAGAGGCAGGGGTGGTGGTAGCTTGACGACGTTTGGCTTCGCCCATAAAATCAGCCGGTGGGTGGGTCAAACGTATTATACAATTTCAATAAACTTTCAATAAACTTTGAGATTTCGATGTCCGACCGCCAGTTTCTTTGGATTTTTGGGGGCATCTTTGCCGGAGTTGGGGCAATTTTTTTTGCCGTTGGGTTGGTTTTTTTGCACCACACCCGCACCTTTTTGGCAACAGCGGCGACTGCACCGGGGGAGGTCATCGCCCTAGAACGCAGGGGGGGTTATCATCCCGTTGTGCAATTTCAATTACCGGACGGGGAACCGATGCGATTTGCCGGTCAGGTGGGGCAATCCGTAGAGGTGTTGTACAACCCGGAGCAACCTCGTTCGGCTCGCATTCGCAGTTTTTTAGAACTTTGGTTTGTCGCCACCCTTTTCACTAGCATGGGGGGATTATTCCTACTCATTGGCGGGGTGCCCCTG comes from Synechococcus sp. C9 and encodes:
- a CDS encoding DUF2839 domain-containing protein translates to MGEAKRRQATTTPASPNRRAVLMQQFMTWTTRGTWAGIIILGLFWVTIRFIGPGLGWWQLAGE
- a CDS encoding DUF3592 domain-containing protein, which translates into the protein MSDRQFLWIFGGIFAGVGAIFFAVGLVFLHHTRTFLATAATAPGEVIALERRGGYHPVVQFQLPDGEPMRFAGQVGQSVEVLYNPEQPRSARIRSFLELWFVATLFTSMGGLFLLIGGVPLLSQFRPR